Genomic window (Temnothorax longispinosus isolate EJ_2023e chromosome 3, Tlon_JGU_v1, whole genome shotgun sequence):
cataagcaacacattggcatcgaaaactcaaaaaacaatttttacttcggtcttttctacccctatttcatatataattcttttaaatttggttgattagacttagctttatatgcaatcaaaattatagacctttgatcgcgtataaagctaatcaactaaatcttaaaaaattataataaaatagggatagaaaagactgaaaaatataatacaattagaaatagatcgatatttccaaatttgcggaagttagagcaaccacggacatttctaaaaaaattcaaaattaaaaaaaaaaaaacccctttaccgatcatcgccaaattcaataccaaccttccttacatgatactctatcgattaaaaaaaaacatcccgatatctcaaaaattacggaagttagagcacATACGGACAACAATACCCACACACAAACAtacagacatacatacatacatacacacggacattttgtacaaaagtgatttttcgacgttttaggaCATTCTAAACCGTTGCCAaagatatctaaaaattttttttcacgaaaacaaagctttttttatgaggaagcaaaaattaataaatctggtatattgtaataatacgAGGATCGTTCAATAAgttcttagaaaatttttcatgCAAAATTGAAAACACTGTACACAAGGTACAgtatatgtaaaagaaataaagctagtcaataaataaaacagacaAAGGATGTCAGTTGTGTGGAAGTCACTCGATAATCGAAGAACAATCGTCACAAAGATCTAATGTGTCCTTTTGAAGGTTGGTGCAATTCCTTTGTCTTctaatgtaaaacattttgaCTTATTGAACGACCCTGgtagataaaaagaaaattttaaaataaaggagATAAAAGGGGCCAACGAACTAAGCAAGGTGAACGtgctaataatatattactttagaataataataatgtaatggACGTTTCGACCTGTAATAAGGTCATCTTCAGCGCACTAAACAAAAACCGTCACTTACAAACTAAGCCGGTGAAATATGGtcagattataaaaattcgcaagtcatgtatatatatcgttcATATAGAATTAATACCACAGTGTCTGGATTAAACCTTTCTGTGTGTAGAGTCTCTTGACGTATGATTAAGAATAATGAATCGGGTTCTCATGGTATAAATGTTGAAATGATACGAAAATATAGctgtaaaatatcaattttttttttacagaaaaattaagaatgttaaaattgaaaaactctATGGTGCTggttatattgtaaaatttctgtaaaaaaatatgtttaaataattaattatttttagaagtatatatatgtttatataaaatatacatataccacAGTATTTACAGAAGTTTGTGGGACCCTTGCAAAAATTCACGCAACAAACATGAGTGACATGGTAGTCAAAGTTTAGATACAATACTcattaaatgatatttattccCTTAACATGCAAACAGCTTGTATTCGagattctattaaaaatgtatttcttatttacaaataaaatttcttttcttatatctATAAGAATACGATTCTATAAATActagaaagagacgttaaaccgttggtccaaagggttaaagtaaATACATTCTTCTTCTATAAATACGATTCTGACCAGACGGATTTGTAGGTCTTATTTATAAGATTCTCTTTGCAAGATTCACATTGACTTCTAAGCTTAGCTTCTAAGATACTAAGCTTCTAAGATATAAGCTTCTAAGATACTGTAGACTCGAATATAGTAATCGAAATATAAGTAATCGATAAGAGAGGAAATTAATCATGAGGCTACCACCAGATAAATGGACGTaaatacaaattcttttaagaaatgcataatgtaaattgtaaatatcagTATTTTATAGCGAGACCGAGTTGAgcagaatttataaaagtgTCACAaacatgataaatatttttatttcaactactttagaaacataatataaaaacccCTGTTTACTTCATTTCCAGTCATCAAATCTACAAGTAAAGATGCGTGCGTTAGCTTGTCTTGTATTTATCGCTCTGGCACACGCCATTCGAGGtacgaatttataaattatttatataaatattttattataataaaaagataaagataagtagatacacacacacatacacacacacacacacacacacacacacacacacacacacacacacacacatatatatatatatatatatatatatatatatatatatatatataaagaaatgaaaaaacacgtgtttttttgataatatatgaagcgcaattattttccaacataagcaaaattattaataatgtcatTAATATCTATTGTATAGCATTTATAGCTTCTGTAAATATcaatgtacgtatatatttaatatatacatacttctagaaataattaatcatatttcttaaatcttaattttcaaatatcaaCAACTTTTGtcgctaattaattatttatgtaaacagatgtaaaataatacgtacattttctatattctctaaatacgtataactttaaaatgaaaaactaATGTGACGAGAACGATacaattttttccttaataaaagatttctattcaaaataaatctataactTACCCGAACTGCAGCTCATTTATTTTGTTAGCCGTAAAATTGCCACAATTGTTTTATcgttattgttaaataaaagtatatgtcGTAATGTAACAGATATTAGTTCGCTcgtatattaacattatttatttatttttccaataagGAAATCCGGACCTTTATAAAGGTCCCCTGGGGAGCAGAGATGCTCCAATCGGCAAATTTCCATATCAAGTTATTTTGAGATATGAGAACATCTCCGGTCCTGGGATCGATTGCGGTGGATCTATTCTCAATAATCGTAACATATTAACCTCAGCATTTTGTATCAAGTATGTTACACATTTTGAATCTATGTCAATATcgtattaatgaaatataattatataaaactagttttttaataagtcAAATGAACATTATATGTAAAACTACACATATTATGTAAAACTAgacataatatgtaaatatatatacatatacatacttatatatatgctCGTTTTATCTCGTTAGCCTTGATGAGCTGGATAAGCTAAAAGCTCATGTCGGAACAAACTTCTTTACCGTGCCAGGAGATATTTATGACGTAGCCAATGTTACCATCcacgaaaaatataataataccaCTGAGGATTATGATATCGCCTTAATTCACCTTAAAACTCCTATCGAATACAACAAGCTAGTACAACCGATAAATCTTATGACAACCGATAAAGATCTCTTTGGCAATCCGTGCACACTAACTGGATGGGGAAGTAGAGGGGTAATATCGAACTCATCATGATACAGGAATTTTCTAGTTTAATGTCTAAGAATGAGGCACTCTTTTAGAAAAactcattattttcttcttatatataatataacaaatgaAAAGTAACAAGTGAAaagattttgtaataattatttattgttcgtCATTTCCTTCGAATGTCATTTATCcgatttcaaataatatttatccttTTTAGGCTTTTCAAGTCGTTGTTGATTCCTTGCAAGAAGTTGAGTTGATAGTTTGGGATAATCAGGAAGACTTGGCGACTACTCAATTTCGTGCTTTGACAGGAGAAAAAGAACTTGCGTTACAAGTAAACtgtcaattattaatattataaaacaaattgatacatatatgtttatgttACAACAccgaaagaatatttataatataaaacattatattaatagcatctaataatatttattatacagccgattttaattatagcttaatactgaaattattatagcaataatttgcaatagtaaataatttattgttatttataatattaatgttttattattaataagcgaaaaatttttgttttagtaTCATCCTGGTAGCCCTTTAGTAGCCAATGGAAATCTAATTGGAATCTTAAGCCGCAAACTCCCTGATGAACTTTCTGCACCGACGTACGACTCGTACGAATCACGTTTAAAGATTTTCACAAGAGTATCCGATTTAAAATGGATCAGtacaaatttaaagaattaaaagatattatttaatatgtttattagaATGCCATTTTGTTTtacgaaatttataatttaattattaatataatataagcaaATACATTCTGCAAAATGTATTTCCTGTATTCCTatcagttaaataaattaccaatgcaaataacaaaataataacaaatcaaTCGTTTTTGTTGTTTTGATGTAGAAACTAATGTTTTTGTTCGCTTCTCATTTCCATTGGacaataatcaaattaattacgtTACTGCAACATTCATAAGTGTATGtgatattgttataaatacatttgacAAATTTAGCGAAGAAAAATCCTTTGTAATGCAAATGAAAAAAGAGGTCCGgtgaaagagaagagaaaataaaataaagagagaagagaatagaaataaatgattatataaatcttttagtATATAAAACTGAGAAGTTGACTTAATgcataaagttaaatatttacagaagAATCTCTCACGCAGTcagttatattatacaaaatacaaattagaTTCTAAATTATATCTCTAATTAATGTGATATTTATGCGCTCTCAATGTTGTTATCTAATCGAAATTATCCACTATGTGAAATCTGACTTTTTACGTATCACATGCATGTAAtattgcacacacacacacacacacacacatacacacatatatatatatatatatatattttatatatatatatatatatatatatatatatatatatatatatgcagcaGCTTTTTCTCTTCAGTAGATCTAATCTTTCACAATGCAAGCATTCTTTGGTTTCTTGATCGCTTGTTTAGCGGCGGTCAGTCATGGTGAACAAGAAATACGAAGTATTTTTAcgcgtaataatattaatcagcGATGGAGCCGGTTTATTTTTGGTGCAGTATTCGGAATAAGAACACGAAAAAATAATCCTTGATTTCATTCGCGGTGATGCAAATCATGACGTAattgatgtaaatatttatttccgtaATTTGCGGTCATGAGCGATCTTCAGGTTGATTACCCGGTCGATCGCCGATCAATTCGGCTGCGCGGAACGCGCGACCGCAATTACGCAAGGTCGACGAAAAGTTTCAGCTGGCGTTGCGAGATCGCAATAGGCTGAATTCTTCTTGGTCGTCGCGGTCAGTTGACCCGCGGAATGCGTCCGCGCGGGATCGCGCGCTCCGAAATATACGCTTTTCACGCGCGTCCATGAATACATTCGCGCAAGTAACGAGCGGCATCGCTACGGGTGAGGTACTATCGCGAGAGTGGATTTCGCGTGGTCACCAAGAAGATTTAAGTATACGGTGACCGCACTGTCGAGAGAAACTGATAAAACGCCATCGATAAAGGCGACCCGTTAAAGAGATTCGGCGAGAGAAAATACATGTACATCTCCCTTACGTTTTATTGTATTACGTTTCATTGTATTACGTATacgattttatattgtatatatatattatattgttatatattttatttcatattatattatacatttcaccttatgatttattttattttgttacaatattcgatagaaaaaattacagataatTTGAGTCGCAAATAATCTAAAGGGctgtattaaaaacaaaagaaaattatttcacagtCGGatgaattttataagattcttTCTATAAAGAATAGGTATGCGTATTGATCATGTAATAAGCAAAATTCCATCTGGATCTGTCGCTAATAAAGACACAGATCTGGAAAAACCCATGTGTCCGACCTGTCATTATCACGTTCTGATATCGAAAGAATGGACAATGGCACAAAATTAACTCTCTTAACAAGAGAACTTAAGAGAGATGATTAATTACCTGGGAAATCGACGAACAATCTGAATTGATTCAATCGCGGCAGACATACTTATTAACGCTTCTCGCGCGTCCGCGAAGTATCAATGATTGATCAAACggctttaattattaatgattgaTCAATCGGCTTTAATTTCCACCAAATTACGTCGACGACCGATAagcgacgcgcgcgcgttctcgcGTTCGTTCATTTCCATCCGGATTACGTTCGGCGTGTCGTATCGATCGATCGCCCCTccgcatttaattttttttcccccgacTAGATAATCACCCGCATCGCGCACGATTTTTATCTGAATCTCTTATCTAAATCCCCTATAATTTATGAAGCTGaaggattttttttagacgCCGGGCGCGCTTGTGTCGCTTCCATAAAGATGCCCCGAGACTTAATTCGCCCCGAGGCGAACTCCGCGAATATCTTCCATTCGCGTGAATTGACCGGCGGCGTTGCTTTGCCTTCGTAAATCCGTTTTTGTGCGAAGAATTTAACGACGTTGAGGTAGCACGCCCGCTCTTCCGAATGTTGTGTACCTACATATATTAACCTTTGTGAAATCGGAAAAAAGATCTGAGAGAGATTTTTAACTGTAACCGACTGTGTCGCATATATACGTCATTTGTTCGCGAATGAGAatcctatatatattaataaatttagtcTTTACGACTAGAAACGTTCCTCTGCGTTGTAAAAACCTTTAGATCCTCGCGCGCGTATGAGCAAAGCCATTTCCtgttacatacatttttcgtCGTTCCTGCGTTAAGGATATTATTACGGTAATTAATTTCGATACAATCTCGTACCTTAGTATAGGTACCCAcgtgagagagagatcgtTTTCTCGCATTCTTGAATTTATGCCGAGATAAAAGCGGCTTATGCGCATACAGCGAAATCTCCTGTCTCCCATCCCCGTCCCGAGAAAAATACTACATGCAGCCGTGCGATACGCGTTAGATAATGCACAAGCGCACGCAGGTCGATGCTTCGAGAGTGCATCGCTTTTGCCGGTTACTGTTACCGGTTATCTTCGCGCAACGCTTACTTTTACTATCACCCTCCTGCCTTTCTCTGAtctccgttttttttcttctctctctttctctctctttctcgctctttccctttctccctttctaCATGGCGCAATAGGGGATAAGCGAAGCGGATTTATGACCGATGCCTCCTTGAAATTTCTAACCGCCGCGCGTACACCGATCGGAACGCGAATCGGCAGATGCACCCGGAGCGCGAATTCCGCGCTCCTATCAACGCGCCCCGTCAATTTTTACACCCTCGTTTCGTTTCCGTCAGCGATACGCcggttttacttttatttgtgACCCTATgacgtttcttttttccagCGATTGCTACCTGCAAATTGCGTGGTGGTTAACTCCGTTACCCAGCCAGCCACGTATAATCTCTAATCAgctatttttcgtttttgcaatgttaattttttaaagtaatatacaGAGCTTATTTATACCGAATTAATATGGTAggtttattaagaaaattacaaagCAAAGTTCAAACACACTAAGTTCTAAGGTATCATATCGCGATACTCTTTCAATTACAATCAACTAAATATAGAAAACATTCCGGAATTAGATAAGCGAGCTTCATTCTTCTTTGGATCTCTTAGTTATGAAGCTATTAAGTatcaaaaatcaaaaagttGTGACataataagtttaaataaaaacactgGTCATGAACTATTTTGCAAAATCAAAGTTAAGCATATACGCGATATTTCTTTGCATGCGAATACAGAAAGaggaattattttaacttttatttgacGGAGGCAGAAATATTCGCcgtttttcttatataatccaaaaataatctaaattctttatagctatttttacattttcctataatctatctttataatttatatttacatttctttttattatctatatttgatacattttcattatataattgtctggtttattttagatttaatatgCTGCGGCGTTGTTAACTTAAATACGAAGAATAAAGCTGCCCTTTGCTTGAGCGATTCCACTGCTGCGTGATTGCATTACTTATCCccccttccctctctctttctttctttcgctctcATTTTTGCTTCATGCCTTTATACTTGCACCTCCATAACTCGTCCGGATGATCTCTCCAGCAGCAATTTCTCCACGCTCGTAAAGGTCTCCCTagcgtccgcgcgcgcgcgcacacacacgaccgcacacatatacattttgTCGGCGTGTTACATCGATAGATCAGGCGAAGGAAACCGGATTCTTTCCGGCTCCGGATTTAAAAGCTCGATCTTCAGGGAAGAGTCGCAATTTTCCGGCTTGCGAGTGAAGCAGTTCCGTCCCCGTCAACGTGGAACGCATCATCTGCTGTTTAGATGAGGATCCCATtgctctctccctctctctctcggataACACTCCTCTTCTTGCGCGATTTTATTATGCGCTTTGCGATCGGATGCGCTCGCGCGTCCGAGAGAGATGCATCGGGCGCCTTTTGCTCTCattcttctccttttctttcgaGCGACATTCGCATCGGTATTCCTGGCAGCGGTTGCACACGTAAGCCGCTCTGATACCTCTGCGGTCTGAACTTTCGACGCGGgtttcgtattattttttcgacAAACGAGTCGCACGTTTGTGCAGCAGAGAAAACCGTGTACTTCGCCGAGGTTGCGGCAACCGCGTTTTTTGTGCGCCGGATGCACCGATGCATGGCGGAAGTTGTAAGCACAAGTTGCGATcgttactattaaaaaaaaaagaaaaattatttttatttgtattttagaGTGTCAACCGcgattttcttataattcccctcgattacaataaaattttgatgcGCAATTGACATCGAACTTTatgactttaaaaattttaaaaattgtacttgGGATGTTTACTGATTCAGTAATGATGGAATCTATCATATGATTAGGATTATTACTACTTATAATGATAACTtaataactaattgtaagagtaAAAAAAGCGATaccatttaattaaaaatctgttaAAACAAAGGCTTGATAAAACAGCTAAGGAAGTGTTTATTCTCTGCTTTCTCGAAGGCTAATGTAATTAATGTCAATTATACACTATAGTCTTCAATGTGACTCGAAAAACTCGAAAAACTAGTGACATGTATTGATGTTAtcttttatcatataatttgagcttctataaaaaaaataaacttatattcaAGTCGGCGAAATATCAACCTAATTATCGGGTAAATCATGGATCTTTCGATATGATTTATGAGCGAATTGAGAAGTCAACGAACGGGGTAGCGCTATGAATTAAATTGATCGAGTACATAATGGAGATAAATTGAAGGCGCAtgggcgagagagaaagagaggaagaaaacagagagagagagaaagagaataaacCGCGGTACgccatattttaataaattcgttAACATCAACGAACCAAAAATGCactattttaaaagtatctcAATTACGAAACCGATCCGGATATTGAATTGCGTTTTAAAGTAGCGATTAATTGGTTAATCGATAAATTGTTCGGATACTCATGCGGATAATGGAACAAAGTAGCTTATTGAAATAATCGCGATTATTCGTCAGCAGTTATTCGACAAGAAATATCTATAATTCATGGTTTAAAACTTACTTAACTAATGTCGGACTAATTTTGTTCTTTACCGCTTTTATGGGGATTTATTGTGTTAATATATGTGCAAATTCCTTATCTATTCTATAGCAACGATTTATTattcagttttatatttttagattattttagaatatttatagtatagaagtattattatacaatattgatACTCTTAAGTCTTCCAGTAGTTTTGTGTTAACGCACgtacaaatatattcattttttatgtatgcGTCTCATCGTTAagcatatattaattaaatatattatataagtatatttacaattttctccatatttcgaatttttctaCGTTTTCAGACCCATTGAAACGCGATGATCATCGACACCGAAAGCCCAGtatgacattttaaaatcGGGTCAAAATATCCTGCCACGTAAACGTTTTTACGGTCGTTCGTCTCGTGTCGGTCGCCCCGACAATCAATCCGCTGAGGCATAAAAGTGCGGATACCCGAGGCGGATGCGGAGAGTGACAATGCGCGTTATAAGTGAGCGCAAGGACGTATAGAGTAACGTTGCGACAGTCATAAGTGTATCGATTATTCAAACGGTGCCTCGGCTAGCTCCGGGCGgagcgccgcgcgccgcaAAGCTGCGCTGGGAAAATCCATGAATCCCGATCCGCGGCGGCGgatctattaatatttatagaggcatcgaattaattttacacTGACGCGGAATTATTCCTACGACCGTCCTTGCCGTCGCGCGCCGGGGGAGGGGCGGGGGGGTTACATAAAACGCGCGCGGGTAACTGCACGAAGAAGCTATAATGCCCGGCATATGACGGGTCGccctgaattttttataattcccagcgaaaataaaatctcacTTCAGCCATggttaatatatttctctttgctTTACATGTCGCTGATCGACTTTGCGCCACCGAGTCACCAAGCCACACGTACGGTGTATGTTTTCTCCTCGAGTTTTCGAATAAGAGATGAACAGCGTCAATGCTAAAGTGCTCTTCTCTATTTTCTCACATTTATGTTAATCcctaatatgtatatttaaatatttcttctttaatatGTTCacataatgttatataaatatattaacccTTAACCCGCAAACCTGGGTCGTTTTTGTCCGGGCGAAAATCAAATGTAGGTGTAACTTTTGAATAcaaattatgtgaaaaaattaaattgtttataattttatgattgataTTTCAAAGTGAAGCTTTGAAACAccttcatgaattttttcagattttttgcaGCCCtttaacacttaaaaaaaaaagtcagaACCCAGGTTTGCGGCATAAAGGTGCCAAAAAATGTTTGCGGGTTAAtggttaaatattaatatgatacgcaattttaaataaatttaagtatataatgGTATCTTAATTTGAACACTCCCTGTTCAGGGATAGTTCAATATTgcgaataaaattgatattttctcAAGTTATGCTgggtataaattatttttacatttcgaaCAATGATCTGTCGAGGAAAAGTATATCTCTAATATGTCCCGTATGACGGCAGatttaagagagagagagagaaagagagagaaatgacTGAATGGTGCATTCCCGGTTCGACATGATATAATTCGTTTGACCTGTGCACATTTTGCAGAAGCGGCCACGCGAGCGCAGTTTCGAACTTCGCGCAAAAGTGAAAGCGCGGTCTCGTCGCGCCGCGTGCGCGCCGCGtccttgataaaaaaatttttagattaaagaTTTCTCTAGCCGGGGCATGTCACATCACTCAAGATTACGTTTAATGGTCCTccattaaattaaagataactCGGGGACGTGTGGCCGCGCGCACCCGTAGTCTTGCACAACCTTTGCAGTTTCTCTGCCagaacgccgcgccggtgatACGCGCGTGTAAGCTAATCGAATCGAGCGCGCTCTCGCGAACTGTCTCATTTATTGCGGAATCGTTTCTCTATTTGTTTTGTCGCCGGTGTACACCGGCTAGGTTCATCACTCATCACGGATTCATCTGGTCGCGCGACGGTGATTGAATCCGGCAAAATTAAACGCGACGGAGTTAGTTACGAAGCGGATTACGTTCTAATTtcacgtgtgcgtgtgtgtaaaCAGATATCTTTGCAATTATGTAACTTAGTAGATCATGCAGGATGCCCCAGAAATGCCGCTCTACTTTGCCACTTTGTGGAGTTTGTGATGTGATgagtctaattgtaagaccCGTCGTCAAAtcatttttcacaacacctccacggaaagtccgactttccatgcctgtGGAGAGGGGCGAAAGCAAtctttcaatttgaaaattgtaatgtaaatattaaattcactaACTAATAAGactttttctttgtaaaaattatattaatttcaataaatgaaaaaataattactatttcaaaaattacttgTATTAAAACTACTGATTTGGAattgttttttcttaataatatcactaaataatgagataattaattatatatttatagataatatcCCTAAATAAAATCCCAAATCAATCAGATTTagtgcaataattaaaattatttatatttctttttgaaattttattattttaatttgtgttATGTGGGAAGCTTTGCCCCCCACACCCCTCACCAGGGGCTTCGTTCCTGAACCCCGCATCactctatttttctctttctatttaacGATACGCGCATATAAACTGTACGAATGGAACACCAAACGCACATACTCTACAAGCATTCAAAAGTCGAACATTTCCTTaaaggtgttgtgaaaaatatcgtgtgcacctcgggtcgaaagctttttcagactcATACGTGCGATTTGTCGCCCGAACCGAAGGCGAGTTCGCATTCGGCTCAGGcggcaaacttcacactcgtctAAAAAACGCTGCTTTTTCCCCTTgatgcacaatatactatttcatcgttttttaatatatgtgtataattgtattttattaaaatcttttaagtTTTGATATGAATCTATCCTTGCATGTAGAATTTTCTTGGAAACTTTCGTTTAAACAAAATTGACTATGAATATATCaaagaacatattttttaaatattttttaaatatctgaaatacACACACTagctttatattaatatattataaataatataaatatgtacaatatatttaaaaataaatataattatataatttatatacatatgtaatattgtaatttgtatttatactcacacacaca
Coding sequences:
- the LOC139810215 gene encoding chymotrypsin-1-like, translated to MRALACLVFIALAHAIRGNPDLYKGPLGSRDAPIGKFPYQVILRYENISGPGIDCGGSILNNRNILTSAFCINLDELDKLKAHVGTNFFTVPGDIYDVANVTIHEKYNNTTEDYDIALIHLKTPIEYNKLVQPINLMTTDKDLFGNPCTLTGWGSRGAFQVVVDSLQEVELIVWDNQEDLATTQFRALTGEKELALQYHPGSPLVANGNLIGILSRKLPDELSAPTYDSYESRLKIFTRVSDLKWISTNLKN